Proteins encoded together in one Hymenobacter monticola window:
- the prmA gene encoding 50S ribosomal protein L11 methyltransferase has product MDFIELTVEAPRELADILVAELAEVGFDTFEDTDEGFRAYTTEDIFNPDAVEEIIARYSGIGDLNHSHRVITRQNWNAEWEKNFQPLIIAERVSVRAPFHPEPAGVDYDIVIMPRMSFGTGHHETTALMIENQLDIDHKGLRVLDMGTGTGILAIMAEMLGARQVLAVDTEPWTVENARDNAAENQCHNIECRLGGVETLVNEEPFDLILANINRNVLLEDMHEYARLLPSGRPILFSGFYEEDLPKIQAEAGKHGLRYQRHRTLRSWVSAIFEKE; this is encoded by the coding sequence ATGGATTTCATTGAACTGACTGTGGAGGCTCCGCGCGAGCTGGCCGACATTTTGGTGGCCGAGCTGGCCGAAGTAGGCTTCGACACTTTTGAAGACACCGACGAGGGCTTCCGGGCCTACACCACCGAAGACATCTTCAACCCCGATGCGGTGGAGGAAATCATCGCCCGCTACTCGGGCATTGGCGACCTCAACCACTCGCACCGCGTCATCACCCGCCAGAACTGGAACGCCGAGTGGGAGAAGAACTTCCAGCCTCTCATCATTGCCGAGCGGGTGTCGGTGCGGGCGCCATTCCACCCGGAGCCGGCGGGCGTCGACTACGACATCGTGATTATGCCGCGCATGTCCTTCGGCACGGGCCACCACGAAACCACGGCCCTGATGATTGAAAACCAGCTGGACATCGACCACAAAGGCCTGCGCGTGCTCGACATGGGCACCGGCACCGGCATTCTGGCCATCATGGCCGAGATGCTGGGCGCGCGCCAGGTGCTGGCCGTGGATACCGAGCCCTGGACCGTGGAAAACGCCCGCGACAACGCCGCCGAGAACCAGTGCCACAACATCGAGTGCCGCCTGGGAGGCGTGGAAACGCTGGTCAACGAGGAGCCCTTCGACCTGATTCTGGCCAACATCAACCGCAACGTGCTGCTGGAGGACATGCACGAGTATGCGCGCCTGCTGCCCAGCGGCCGGCCCATCCTGTTCAGCGGCTTCTACGAGGAAGACCTGCCGAAAATTCAGGCCGAGGCCGGCAAGCACGGCCTGCGCTACCAGCGCCACCGCACCCTGCGCAGCTGGGTGTCGGCCATTTTCGAGAAGGAGTAG
- a CDS encoding LacI family DNA-binding transcriptional regulator, translating to MDPVTIKDIAHALNLSTSTVSRALRDSYEISPETKRLVMEYAERLNYRPNPIALSLKGSSSKALAVIVPQIANNFFSQAINGIEAIAYNRGYHVIIFQTHESYEREVANVQQAVSRRVDGLLLSLSSETSDVKHLQTLIDQGMPLVLFDRVAGELDVTQVVADNFGGAYAATSHLLQTGRRRIAHLTIPPYLSITQERLAGYRAALEQYGVPYDENLVRYGTFGPDEAQPLVDELLALSPPPDAFFTASDRLALGCLGALQKRGIGVPDQVALLSFTNSQSAHLLNPPLSTVTQPAQEIGQLAAERLIELIERKRKSTGPNTMKLPTTLVVRESSRPVAKVASR from the coding sequence TTGGACCCCGTCACCATCAAGGATATCGCGCACGCCCTCAACCTGTCGACCTCGACAGTATCCCGGGCCCTGCGCGACAGCTACGAAATCAGCCCCGAAACCAAGCGGCTGGTGATGGAGTACGCCGAACGGCTCAACTACCGCCCCAACCCCATTGCCCTCAGCCTGAAGGGCAGCAGCAGCAAGGCCCTGGCCGTCATCGTGCCGCAGATTGCGAACAACTTCTTTTCGCAGGCCATCAACGGCATCGAGGCCATTGCCTACAACCGCGGCTACCACGTCATCATCTTCCAGACGCACGAAAGCTACGAGCGCGAAGTGGCCAACGTGCAACAAGCCGTGTCGCGCCGCGTGGACGGCCTGCTCCTGTCGCTTTCCAGCGAAACCTCGGACGTGAAGCACCTGCAAACCCTCATCGACCAGGGCATGCCGCTGGTGCTGTTCGACCGGGTGGCCGGCGAGCTGGACGTGACGCAGGTGGTGGCCGACAACTTTGGCGGGGCCTACGCCGCCACTTCCCACCTGCTGCAGACTGGGCGGCGACGCATTGCCCACCTCACCATTCCGCCCTACCTCAGCATTACGCAGGAGCGCCTGGCCGGCTACCGCGCCGCCCTGGAGCAGTACGGCGTGCCCTACGACGAAAACCTGGTGCGCTACGGCACCTTCGGCCCCGACGAGGCCCAGCCGCTCGTGGACGAGCTGCTGGCCCTCTCCCCGCCCCCGGATGCGTTTTTCACGGCCTCCGACCGGCTGGCGCTGGGCTGCCTGGGCGCTCTGCAAAAGCGCGGCATCGGCGTGCCCGACCAAGTGGCCCTGCTCAGCTTCACCAACTCGCAGTCGGCCCATCTGCTGAACCCGCCCCTGAGCACCGTGACGCAACCGGCCCAGGAAATCGGCCAGCTCGCCGCCGAGCGCCTCATTGAGCTCATCGAGCGCAAGCGCAAAAGCACCGGGCCGAATACCATGAAGCTTCCCACCACGCTGGTGGTGCGCGAGTCGTCGCGCCCGGTGGCGAAGGTGGCAAGCCGATAG
- a CDS encoding T9SS type A sorting domain-containing protein — MISFFPRFFSSLRMRRGLGLLATVSGLAATAPAQAQQLAFPGAEGAGRFVTGGRGRAAQPTTVFEVTSLADTNTPGTLRYACSQSATAAPFRTIVFRVCGTIRLTNRLNIPANTTIAGQTAPGDGICLADRQVQVNGNNVIIRFVRFRTGDRYPQQTGIGMVNGNGDEDALSSTERKNIVVDHCTMSWSMDEAFTFYGAATDSMTLQWNLISEPLNYSYHFETGDTDYERHGYGGIWGGRRASFHHNLFAHCLSRTPRWNGTRYGAAIGSENCDFTNNVIYNWGNNNVYGGEGGNYNIVNNYYKPGPSTTSNRTRTVNPYKQTTAPVLPYAQIYMTGNYVDGSAANTRRNWLGASMQGGTLADTVQSKVNTPFNVAPLTVQSATDAYNSVLQGVGCVLPMRDAVDQRIISDVQNRTGAIIDVQGGFPAKTLFSVSQVAWPVLNCGTAPADSDHDGMTDAYEAANGLNPNNAADRQAIAANGYTNLENYLNGLVTIITASKPTGATLTPLQLYPNPASERLTVTHPRATAAATLTVYNFVGQRVATFAPSAGGTATPVSLANLAKGNYLVVFTNADVSLTAKCTKE; from the coding sequence ATGATTTCTTTTTTCCCTCGCTTCTTTTCTTCGCTTCGGATGCGCCGTGGGCTGGGGCTGCTGGCCACGGTGAGCGGCTTGGCCGCCACGGCGCCGGCCCAGGCCCAGCAGCTGGCTTTCCCGGGCGCGGAAGGCGCCGGCCGCTTCGTGACGGGCGGCCGCGGCCGCGCGGCCCAGCCCACCACGGTGTTTGAGGTAACCAGCTTGGCCGATACCAATACGCCGGGCACACTGCGCTACGCCTGCAGCCAGTCGGCCACGGCGGCTCCGTTTCGCACCATCGTGTTTCGGGTGTGCGGCACCATCCGCCTCACCAACCGGCTGAACATTCCGGCCAACACCACCATTGCCGGCCAAACCGCGCCGGGCGACGGCATCTGCCTGGCCGACCGGCAGGTGCAGGTGAACGGCAACAACGTAATTATCCGCTTTGTGCGCTTCCGTACCGGCGACCGGTACCCGCAGCAAACCGGCATCGGCATGGTGAACGGCAACGGCGACGAGGACGCCCTGAGCAGCACCGAGCGCAAGAACATTGTGGTGGACCACTGCACCATGAGCTGGAGCATGGACGAGGCCTTCACTTTCTACGGCGCGGCCACCGACTCGATGACCCTGCAGTGGAACCTGATTTCGGAGCCGCTGAACTACTCCTACCACTTCGAAACCGGTGACACCGACTACGAGCGCCACGGCTACGGCGGCATCTGGGGCGGCCGGCGGGCCTCGTTTCACCACAACCTGTTTGCCCACTGCCTGAGCCGCACCCCGCGCTGGAACGGCACCCGCTACGGCGCGGCCATCGGCTCCGAGAACTGCGACTTCACCAACAACGTCATCTACAACTGGGGCAACAACAACGTGTACGGCGGCGAGGGCGGCAACTACAACATCGTCAACAACTACTACAAGCCGGGGCCTTCCACCACCAGCAACCGCACCCGCACGGTGAACCCCTACAAGCAAACCACCGCGCCCGTGCTGCCCTATGCCCAGATTTACATGACCGGCAACTACGTGGATGGCTCGGCGGCCAATACCCGTCGCAACTGGCTGGGGGCCAGCATGCAGGGCGGCACGCTGGCCGATACCGTGCAGTCGAAAGTTAACACACCGTTCAACGTGGCGCCGCTCACCGTTCAGTCGGCCACCGATGCCTACAACTCGGTGCTGCAAGGGGTGGGTTGCGTGCTGCCCATGCGCGACGCCGTGGACCAGCGCATCATCAGCGACGTGCAGAACCGCACCGGAGCCATCATCGACGTGCAGGGCGGCTTTCCGGCCAAAACGCTCTTCAGCGTTTCGCAGGTGGCCTGGCCGGTGCTGAACTGCGGCACTGCTCCGGCCGATTCGGACCACGACGGCATGACCGATGCCTACGAAGCGGCTAATGGCCTCAACCCCAACAACGCCGCCGACCGCCAAGCCATTGCCGCCAACGGCTACACCAATCTCGAGAACTACCTCAACGGCCTCGTGACCATCATCACGGCCAGCAAGCCCACCGGCGCCACCCTCACGCCGCTGCAGCTCTACCCCAACCCCGCCAGCGAACGGTTGACCGTGACGCACCCCCGCGCCACGGCCGCCGCCACGCTCACCGTCTACAACTTCGTTGGCCAGCGCGTGGCCACGTTCGCGCCCAGCGCCGGCGGCACCGCCACGCCAGTGAGCCTGGCCAATCTGGCCAAGGGCAATTACCTCGTGGTCTTCACCAATGCTGACGTAAGCCTGACGGCCAAGTGCACCAAGGAGTAG